One Bacillota bacterium DNA window includes the following coding sequences:
- a CDS encoding helix-turn-helix transcriptional regulator → MKKVWVESNVGMENRFSYNYTPSLLAKSAFFYIQSLGHFCCDENYFTRRKGYRSFLLIYTLNGKGYANYRDKKYELTRGQVLLMNCYDYQEYYTDKKDLWEIKWVHFNGASSEEYYNIIYKNYGPVIDMGNNTSILDNINKIMHLLSAGDMQFEVKASNIILNMLTDIILTKPNSQSNSSQKVNNIQLDAVMYFIENNYSSNISLEDMASTACSSKYHFCRNFKRITGYSPYEYLVKYRINKAKSLLEITDSPIGEIARNVGFESTSNFIRTFKKLEGLTPLKYRSYWNG, encoded by the coding sequence GTGAAAAAAGTATGGGTAGAGTCTAACGTCGGCATGGAAAACCGGTTTTCATATAACTATACCCCAAGTCTTCTTGCCAAATCGGCATTCTTTTATATTCAAAGCTTAGGACATTTTTGTTGTGATGAGAACTATTTCACCCGTAGAAAAGGATATAGAAGCTTTTTATTGATATATACACTAAACGGTAAAGGTTATGCAAATTACAGGGATAAAAAGTATGAGCTCACAAGAGGCCAGGTCCTCTTAATGAACTGCTATGACTACCAGGAATACTATACTGATAAAAAGGATCTATGGGAAATTAAGTGGGTACATTTTAACGGAGCAAGCAGCGAAGAATACTATAACATTATTTATAAGAACTACGGTCCTGTTATAGATATGGGAAACAATACATCAATCCTGGATAATATTAATAAAATTATGCATTTGCTTTCTGCCGGAGACATGCAGTTTGAAGTTAAAGCATCAAATATAATATTAAACATGCTTACAGATATAATACTTACAAAACCTAACAGTCAAAGCAATTCCAGTCAAAAAGTGAATAATATTCAATTGGATGCTGTCATGTACTTTATTGAAAATAATTATAGCAGCAATATTTCACTTGAAGATATGGCATCAACGGCTTGTAGCAGTAAATACCATTTTTGCAGGAATTTTAAAAGAATAACGGGATACAGTCCCTATGAATATCTTGTTAAATACCGGATTAACAAGGCAAAATCCTTGTTGGAAATAACGGATAGCCCCATAGGTGAAATAGCAAGAAATGTTGGGTTTGAAAGCACAAGCAATTTTATCCGGACATTCAAAAAGCTTGAAGGCTTGACTCCCCTCAAATACCGCAGTTATTGGAACGGATGA